A section of the Oncorhynchus gorbuscha isolate QuinsamMale2020 ecotype Even-year linkage group LG06, OgorEven_v1.0, whole genome shotgun sequence genome encodes:
- the LOC124037216 gene encoding neurotrypsin-like — MMDKDALKGIFSLSFAWCFLVSVSGEVISQDGYLNTMQSAAPLSCSEGFTELGYYNGSVSQTDSGSPCLKWTEFPDYVLQYPGRGLGDHSYCRNPDRESNPWCFFRQSSGAIGWAYCDCHQGAVRLVGGSSPQSGRLEVYLNGQWGAVCDTHWTDRDASVICKQLGLGEIGTALQHSYFGPGSGLFHYERLGCRGNENTLLDCRSRKFVTSDCNHGNEAGVVCAAPEGNGAPLRLVGGLEDFEGRVEVYHDGRWGTICDDQWDDIDAEVVCRQLGLGGVPKAWTWAHFGQGSGPILLDGVQCTGNELSLEECPHNNWQQHNCDHMEDAGVSCNPYTDGVVRLVGSDSPWEGRLEVYHSGDWGTVCDDNWTEHHAQVVCRQLGFRGRAEVTSDGLYGEGTGLILLDEVQCKGSEATLLACGHAEWGRHDCSHSEDVGVRCERGGETNEVPGLPRIAGPLVRLVAGESRKEGRVEVFLNGQWGSVCDDGWNDVNAAVVCRQLGFVGVSKARSMAYFGAGKGPIHLDNVRCMGAEVSLGECPAEGEDAHDCKHSEDAGVICDYVPEPVGDGAIITQTCGMRPNTQRRRRRIIGGDKSIRGDWPWQVSLWLKSQSKGNHPLCGATLINSCWVLTAAHCFKRFGGDPSRYVLRLGDYHTEERDDFERSLSPERIIIHRKYHSQGWEYDIALLRLKGTEGNCVAFNPHTNSACLPAPGSKWGKRPAACVITGWGITDSEYSRTLLQAWVPLLPSWKCKKRYGERYTSRMLCAGSLSDRRRVDSCQGDSGGPLVCQGEGGRWVLTGVISWGHGCGDPSFPGVYTRVSRFLRWIDQVTNNPPRI, encoded by the exons CTCCTCTGTCCTGTTCAGAAGGCTTCACTGAGCTGGGCTACTACAATGGCTCTGTGTCTCAGACTGACTCTGGTTCGCCCTGCCTGAAGTGGACGGAGTTCCCAGACTACGTCCTGCAGTACCCAGGCCGGGGGCTGGGCGACCACAGCTACTGCCGTAACCCTGACCGCGAGTCCAACCCCTGGTGCTTCTTCCGCCAGAGCTCTGGAGCCATCGGCTGGGCCTATTGCGACTGCCACCAGG gagCTGTCAGGTTGGTAGGTGGGTCCTCCCCTCAGAGCGGCCGTCTGGAGGTATACCTAAATGGCCAGTGGGGGGCGGTATGTGACACACACTGGACCGACCGCGATGCCAGTGTGATCTGCAAACAGCTTGGACTGGG TGAGATCGGCACGGCCCTCCAGCACTCCTACTTCGGGCCCGGCTCTGGACTCTTCCACTATGAACGCCTTGGCTGCCGTGGCAACGAAAACACTCTGCTGGATTGCAGGAGTCGGAAGTTTGTCACCAGCGACTGTAACCATGGAAACGAAGCGGGGGTGGTGTGTGCTGCACCTGAAG GCAATGGCGCCCCCTTGAGGTTGGTAGGTGGCCTGGAGGACTTCGAGGGTCGTGTGGAGGTGTACCATGATGGGAGGTGGGGCACCATCTGTGATGACCAGTGGGATGACATTGATGCTGAGGTGGTCTGTCGGCAGCTGGGACTGGG gGGTGTACCGAAGGCTTGGACGTGGGCTCACTTTGGCCAGGGCTCTGGTCCCATCCTCCTGGACGGGGTGCAGTGTACAGGCAACGAGCTCTCCCTGGAGGAGTGTCCCCACAACAACTGGCAACAACACAACTGTGACCACATGGAGGATGCTGGTGTgtcctgtaacccatatacag ATGGTGTAGTACGGCTGGTGGGGTCTGACAGTCCCTGGGAAGGTCGTCTGGAGGTGTACCACTCTGGGGACTGGGGTACGGTGTGTGACGACAACTGGACTGAGCACCACGCACAAGTGGTGTGTAGACAGCTGGGCTTCAG AGGGCGTGCAGAGGTGACATCAGACGGGCTGTACGGAGAGGGCACCGGGCTGATCCTGCTGGATGAGGTGCAGTGTAAAGGCTCAGAGGCCACCCTGCTTGCCTGCGGGCACGCCGAGTGGGGTCGCCATGATTGCTCCCACAGCGAGGACGTAGGGGTGCGCtgtgagagggggggagagaccaATGAGGTGCCAGGGTTGCCACGCATCGCAG GCCCTCTGGTGCGACTGGTTGCTGGAGAGAGCCGGAAGGAGGGGCGTGTGGAGGTGTTTCTGAACGGCCAATGGGGGAGCGTGTGTGATGACGGCTGGAATGACGTCAATGCTGCGGTGGTCTGCAGGCAGTTGGGATTTGT TGGGGTGTCGAAGGCTCGCTCCATGGCATATTTTGGAGCAGGCAAGGGCCCCATCCACCTGGACAATGTGAGGTGCATGGGGGCTGAGGTGTCCCTGGGGGAGTGTCCGGCCGAGGGAGAGGACGCCCATGACTGCAAGCACAGCGAAGATGCAGGGGTCATCTGTGACTACGTCCCCGAGCCGGTGGGAGATGGCGCCATAATAACGCAGACCTGCGGCATGAGGCCAAACACACAGCGCCGCAGGAGGAGGATAATTGGAGGGGACAAGTCAATCAG GGGAGACTGGCCATGGCAGGTATCTCTGTGGCTCAAGTCCCAGTCCAAAGGGAACCATCCACTGTGTGGAGCCACGCTCATCAACTCCTGCTGGGTCCTGACTGCTGCACACTGCTTCAAGAG gTTTGGCGGGGACCCATCGCGCTACGTGCTGCGACTGGGTGACTACCACACGGAGGAGAGGGATGACTTTGAGCGCAGCCTGTCCCCGGAGCGCATCATCATTCACAGGAAGTACCACAGCCAGGGCTGGGAGTATGACATTGCCCTGCTTAGACTGAAGGGCACCGAAGGAAACTGTGTGGCCTTTAACCCTCATACCAACTCAGCCTGCCTCCCTGCGCCTGGCAGCAAGTGGGGGAAGAGGCCAGCCGCCTGTGTCATCACAGGGTGGGGCATCACAG actCGGAATACTCCCGTACCCTGCTGCAGGCCTGGGTTCCCCTGCTGCCCTCCTGGAAGTGTAAGAAGCGATACGGCGAGCGCTATACCAGTCGCATGCTGTGTGCGGGCAGCCTGTCGGACCGTCGGCGCGTGGACAGTTGCCAGGGTGACAGCGGTGGTCCCCTGGTGTGTCAGGGAGAGGGGGGCCGCTGGGTGCTGACGGGGGTCATCTCCTGGGGTCATGGCTGTGGTGACCCCTCCTTCCCTGGGGTGTACACGCGGGTCAGCAGGTTCCTGCGCTGGATTGACCAAGTCACCAACAACCCTCCAAGGATCTGA